The following are encoded in a window of Bos javanicus breed banteng chromosome 12, ARS-OSU_banteng_1.0, whole genome shotgun sequence genomic DNA:
- the CHAMP1 gene encoding chromosome alignment-maintaining phosphoprotein 1 isoform X1, producing the protein MHLKMVQLLISVLHVLYIVFCGLVKKPCTLACPLKTILKNFSKTTALFLKNKIVYVRKMEVFQELRKTSARLECDHCNFRGTDYENVQIHMGTIHPEFCDEMDAGGLGKMIFYQKSAKLFHCHKCFFTSKMYSNVYYHITSKHSAAEKWNEKPKNQFNKEGEPVKSPPLPEHQKTASSSAELLKPAPALSIETQKLGPVASPESPEPAPLPSLDSQKPGPVVSPEPQTPSLPSPEPPKPAPVSSPELPKPAPLVSESQKLVPVPSPEPQKLAPVSPEPIKATLTNPKPQKHSHFPETLVPPSAPSPESPVLAASPEPWGPSPTASPESRKPAQTVSPEPRKLSPSVSPEPWKLFSAVSSEPRRPAPSVSPGSWKPGPPGSPRSWKSSPSAASGPWKPAKPAPSVSPGPWKPTPSVSSASWKSSSVSSGSWKSPPASPESWKSGPPELRKTATTLSPEHWKTVPPESPELRKPGPTLSPEIRSPAGSPELRKPSGSPEIWKFSPDQRKTSPASVDYPESQKSSRGGSPDLWKSSFFIEPQKPVFPEIRKPGPSGPSESPKAASDIWKPVLSVSTEPRKPSLFSEPTKTAPPASPEPRKRALFPEPRKHALFPELPKSAIFSESQKVVELGDEPQADAIDDQKCDVLVQEELMATPKKLLEDTLFPSSKKLKKDNQENSDAELSSSECIKADLDAVDGKGQESSSDQEQVDVESIDFSKENKMDITSPEQSKNVLQFTEEKEAFISEEEIAKYMKRGKGKYYCKICCCRAMKKGAVLHHLVNKHNVHSPYKCTICGKAFLLESLLKNHVAAHGQSLLKCPRCNFESNFPRGFKKHLTHCQSRHNEEANKKLMEALEPPLEEQQI; encoded by the exons gttCAACTTCTCATCTCTGTCCTTCATGTACTATACATTGTTTTCTGTGGTCTAGTCAAAAAGCCATGTACACTTGCCTGCCCTTTGAAGaccattttaaagaatttttctaaGACAACTG cactgtttttaaagaataaaatcgTGTATGTTAGAAAAATGGAAGTATTCCAGGAACTTCGTAAGACGTCGGCACGTTTGGAGTGTGACCACTGCAATTTCAGAGGCACAGATTATGAAAATGTACAAATCCACATGGGTACCATCCATCCAGAATTTTGTGATGAAATGGATGCCGGTGGGTTAGGTAAAATGATATTTTACCAGAAAAGTGCAAAGCTGTTTCACTGCCATAAATGCTTTTTCACCAGCAAGATGTACTCTAATGTATACTATCACATCACGTCTAAACATTCTGCTGCAGAGAAATGGAATGAGAAACCAAAAAATCAGTTCAACAAAGAAGGAGAACCTGTGAAAAGTCCCCCTCTTCCTGAACACCAGAAAACAGCCTCCAGTTCAGCAGAGCTCCTGAAGCCTGCCCCTGCCCTTTCTATAGAAACACAGAAACTTGGCCCAGTTGCGTCTCCAGAATCACCAGAACCagctcctcttccttccctggaCTCTCAGAAGCCTGGCCCTGTTGTTTCTCCTGAGCCACAGacaccttctcttccttctcctgagCCTCCAAAACCGGCCCCTGTCTCTTCTCCTGAACTTCCAAAACCAGCCCCTCTCGTTTCTGAATCTCAGAAACTAGTCcctgttccttctccagaaccacagaaacttgctcctgtgtctcctgagccAATAAAGGCCACTCTGACTAATCCCAAACCCCAGAAACACTCCCATTTCCCAGAAACATTGGTGCCGCCTTCCGCCCCATCCCCCGAGTCACCAGTACTAGCTGCCTCCCCAGAACCTTGGGGACCGTCCCCAACTGCATCTCCGGAGTCTCGGAAGCCAGCCCAGACTGTCTCCCCTGAGCCGAGGAAGCTGTCCCCATCAGTGTCTCCTGAACCTTGGAAGCTGTTCTCTGCTGTCTCCTCAGAGCCTCGGAGGCCAGCCCCATCTGTGTCACCAGGCTCTTGGAAGCCAGGGCCACCTGGATCCCCCAGGTCTTGGAAATCCAGTCCGTCAGCAGCATCAGGACCTTGGAAGCCAGCTAAACCTGCTCCATCTGTGTCTCCTGGACCTTGGAAACCGACTCCATCCGTGTCCTCCGCCTCCTGGAAGTCTTCATCAGTCTCGTCTGGTTCCTGGAAATCTCCTCCTGCGTCTCCTGAGTCCTGGAAGTCTGGCCCACCAGAGCTGCGAAAGACCGCTACCACCTTGTCACCTGAACACTGGAAGACAGTTCCTCCAGAGTCTCCTGAGCTTCGCAAACCTGGCCCAACACTGTCCCCAGAGATCCGGAGTCCAGCAGGATCTCCAGAGCTCAGAAAGCCCTCAGGGTCTCCAGAGATTTGGAAGTTTTCTCCTGATCAGCGGAAAACATCTCCTGCTTCAGTTGATTATCCTGAGTCCCAGAAAAGTTCCCGTGGTGGTTCCCCTGATCTCTGGAAGTCTTCCTTTTTCATCGAACCTCAGAAACCTGTCTTCCCTGAGATACGGAAACCAGGTCCTTCTGGGCCATCTGAGTCCCCAAAAGCAGCCTCTGATATCTGGAAGCCTGTTCTCTCTGTCAGTACTGAGCCTAGAAAGCCTTCCCTGTTTTCTGAGCCTACCAAAACCgcccctcctgcttctcctgaaCCACGAAAACGTGCTCTTTTTCCAGAGCCCCGGAAGCATGCCCTTTTCCCTGAACTTCCAaagtctgccatcttctcggaGTCTCAAAAGGTAGTTGAGCTTGGTGATGAACCACAGGCAGATGCCATTGATGATCAAAAGTGTGATGTTTTAGTTCAGGAAGAACTAATGGCTACACCTAAGAAACTCTTGGAAGAcactttatttccttcctcaaaGAAGCTCAAGAAAGACAACCAAGAGAACTCTGATGCTGAGCTTAGTAGCAGTGAGTGTATCAAAGCAGATTTGGATGCAGTAGATGGTAAGGGCCAAGAATCCAGCAGTGACCAAGAGCAGGTTGATGTGGAATCTATTGATTTTAGTAAAGAGAACAAAATGGACATTACTAGTCCAGAGCAGTCCAAAAATGTATTGCAGTTTACTGAAGAAAAAGAGGCTTTTATCTCTGAAGAAGAGATTGCAAAATACATGAAGCGTGGAAAAGGAAAGTATTATTGCAAAATTTGTTGCTGTCGTGCTATGAAAAAAGGTGCTGTTTTGCATCATTTGGTTAACAAGCATAATGTCCATAGTCCTTACAAATGTACAATTTGTGGAAAAGCTTTTCTTTTAGAATCTCTCCTTAAAAATCATGTAGCTGCTCATGGGCAAAGTTTGCTTAAATGTCCACGTTGTAATTTTGAATCAAATTTTCCAAGAGGCTTTAAGAAACATTTAACTCATTGTCAAAGCCGGCATAATGAGGAAGCAAATAAAAAGCTGATGGAAGCTCTGGAACCTCCACTGGAGGAGCagcaaatttga
- the CHAMP1 gene encoding chromosome alignment-maintaining phosphoprotein 1 isoform X2: MEVFQELRKTSARLECDHCNFRGTDYENVQIHMGTIHPEFCDEMDAGGLGKMIFYQKSAKLFHCHKCFFTSKMYSNVYYHITSKHSAAEKWNEKPKNQFNKEGEPVKSPPLPEHQKTASSSAELLKPAPALSIETQKLGPVASPESPEPAPLPSLDSQKPGPVVSPEPQTPSLPSPEPPKPAPVSSPELPKPAPLVSESQKLVPVPSPEPQKLAPVSPEPIKATLTNPKPQKHSHFPETLVPPSAPSPESPVLAASPEPWGPSPTASPESRKPAQTVSPEPRKLSPSVSPEPWKLFSAVSSEPRRPAPSVSPGSWKPGPPGSPRSWKSSPSAASGPWKPAKPAPSVSPGPWKPTPSVSSASWKSSSVSSGSWKSPPASPESWKSGPPELRKTATTLSPEHWKTVPPESPELRKPGPTLSPEIRSPAGSPELRKPSGSPEIWKFSPDQRKTSPASVDYPESQKSSRGGSPDLWKSSFFIEPQKPVFPEIRKPGPSGPSESPKAASDIWKPVLSVSTEPRKPSLFSEPTKTAPPASPEPRKRALFPEPRKHALFPELPKSAIFSESQKVVELGDEPQADAIDDQKCDVLVQEELMATPKKLLEDTLFPSSKKLKKDNQENSDAELSSSECIKADLDAVDGKGQESSSDQEQVDVESIDFSKENKMDITSPEQSKNVLQFTEEKEAFISEEEIAKYMKRGKGKYYCKICCCRAMKKGAVLHHLVNKHNVHSPYKCTICGKAFLLESLLKNHVAAHGQSLLKCPRCNFESNFPRGFKKHLTHCQSRHNEEANKKLMEALEPPLEEQQI; encoded by the coding sequence ATGGAAGTATTCCAGGAACTTCGTAAGACGTCGGCACGTTTGGAGTGTGACCACTGCAATTTCAGAGGCACAGATTATGAAAATGTACAAATCCACATGGGTACCATCCATCCAGAATTTTGTGATGAAATGGATGCCGGTGGGTTAGGTAAAATGATATTTTACCAGAAAAGTGCAAAGCTGTTTCACTGCCATAAATGCTTTTTCACCAGCAAGATGTACTCTAATGTATACTATCACATCACGTCTAAACATTCTGCTGCAGAGAAATGGAATGAGAAACCAAAAAATCAGTTCAACAAAGAAGGAGAACCTGTGAAAAGTCCCCCTCTTCCTGAACACCAGAAAACAGCCTCCAGTTCAGCAGAGCTCCTGAAGCCTGCCCCTGCCCTTTCTATAGAAACACAGAAACTTGGCCCAGTTGCGTCTCCAGAATCACCAGAACCagctcctcttccttccctggaCTCTCAGAAGCCTGGCCCTGTTGTTTCTCCTGAGCCACAGacaccttctcttccttctcctgagCCTCCAAAACCGGCCCCTGTCTCTTCTCCTGAACTTCCAAAACCAGCCCCTCTCGTTTCTGAATCTCAGAAACTAGTCcctgttccttctccagaaccacagaaacttgctcctgtgtctcctgagccAATAAAGGCCACTCTGACTAATCCCAAACCCCAGAAACACTCCCATTTCCCAGAAACATTGGTGCCGCCTTCCGCCCCATCCCCCGAGTCACCAGTACTAGCTGCCTCCCCAGAACCTTGGGGACCGTCCCCAACTGCATCTCCGGAGTCTCGGAAGCCAGCCCAGACTGTCTCCCCTGAGCCGAGGAAGCTGTCCCCATCAGTGTCTCCTGAACCTTGGAAGCTGTTCTCTGCTGTCTCCTCAGAGCCTCGGAGGCCAGCCCCATCTGTGTCACCAGGCTCTTGGAAGCCAGGGCCACCTGGATCCCCCAGGTCTTGGAAATCCAGTCCGTCAGCAGCATCAGGACCTTGGAAGCCAGCTAAACCTGCTCCATCTGTGTCTCCTGGACCTTGGAAACCGACTCCATCCGTGTCCTCCGCCTCCTGGAAGTCTTCATCAGTCTCGTCTGGTTCCTGGAAATCTCCTCCTGCGTCTCCTGAGTCCTGGAAGTCTGGCCCACCAGAGCTGCGAAAGACCGCTACCACCTTGTCACCTGAACACTGGAAGACAGTTCCTCCAGAGTCTCCTGAGCTTCGCAAACCTGGCCCAACACTGTCCCCAGAGATCCGGAGTCCAGCAGGATCTCCAGAGCTCAGAAAGCCCTCAGGGTCTCCAGAGATTTGGAAGTTTTCTCCTGATCAGCGGAAAACATCTCCTGCTTCAGTTGATTATCCTGAGTCCCAGAAAAGTTCCCGTGGTGGTTCCCCTGATCTCTGGAAGTCTTCCTTTTTCATCGAACCTCAGAAACCTGTCTTCCCTGAGATACGGAAACCAGGTCCTTCTGGGCCATCTGAGTCCCCAAAAGCAGCCTCTGATATCTGGAAGCCTGTTCTCTCTGTCAGTACTGAGCCTAGAAAGCCTTCCCTGTTTTCTGAGCCTACCAAAACCgcccctcctgcttctcctgaaCCACGAAAACGTGCTCTTTTTCCAGAGCCCCGGAAGCATGCCCTTTTCCCTGAACTTCCAaagtctgccatcttctcggaGTCTCAAAAGGTAGTTGAGCTTGGTGATGAACCACAGGCAGATGCCATTGATGATCAAAAGTGTGATGTTTTAGTTCAGGAAGAACTAATGGCTACACCTAAGAAACTCTTGGAAGAcactttatttccttcctcaaaGAAGCTCAAGAAAGACAACCAAGAGAACTCTGATGCTGAGCTTAGTAGCAGTGAGTGTATCAAAGCAGATTTGGATGCAGTAGATGGTAAGGGCCAAGAATCCAGCAGTGACCAAGAGCAGGTTGATGTGGAATCTATTGATTTTAGTAAAGAGAACAAAATGGACATTACTAGTCCAGAGCAGTCCAAAAATGTATTGCAGTTTACTGAAGAAAAAGAGGCTTTTATCTCTGAAGAAGAGATTGCAAAATACATGAAGCGTGGAAAAGGAAAGTATTATTGCAAAATTTGTTGCTGTCGTGCTATGAAAAAAGGTGCTGTTTTGCATCATTTGGTTAACAAGCATAATGTCCATAGTCCTTACAAATGTACAATTTGTGGAAAAGCTTTTCTTTTAGAATCTCTCCTTAAAAATCATGTAGCTGCTCATGGGCAAAGTTTGCTTAAATGTCCACGTTGTAATTTTGAATCAAATTTTCCAAGAGGCTTTAAGAAACATTTAACTCATTGTCAAAGCCGGCATAATGAGGAAGCAAATAAAAAGCTGATGGAAGCTCTGGAACCTCCACTGGAGGAGCagcaaatttga